A stretch of the Marasmius oreades isolate 03SP1 chromosome 8, whole genome shotgun sequence genome encodes the following:
- a CDS encoding uncharacterized protein (BUSCO:EOG09264C3N), which yields MDTDPRIDAACSFLLQAPPGEINDVLNDVRNIISDDELLQDGVLPALRQYNLEQFITVDVPGTDHQSVISEAARLPVSDDGEERWLDPRSKTSFAFNHLTLEADDPQPVEPNENYEPLRSALEKSAISYLAAHFHDGVCSVFTPREPANIFTLQVVANKYNPTNFWSGRWRSEYIINLDVNTLEGKIFVNVHYYEQGNVQLSTTHSISLSLTSAIVTSPPSTAASKILALIETEERNYQTSLNDTYQQMSEKTFKSLRRALPMTRQKLDWDKVLGYKLGAELSSSKGNFGSS from the exons ATGGATACTGACCCAAGGATAGATGCAGCTTGTAGCTTCCTTCTTCAGGCCCCTCCAGGAGAAATCAACGATGTCTTGAACG ATGTACGAAACATAATCTCCGATGACGAACTACTTCAGGATGGAGTGCTACCGGCATTAAGGCAGTACAATTTGGAACAGTTCATCACTGTGGATGTCCCTGGGACAGATCATCAA TCTGTGATAAGTGAAGCTGCCCGGCTACCGGTTTCGGACGATGGAGAGGAAAGATGGCTCGATCCACGTTCTAAGACGAGTTTTGCTTTCAACCATTTGACTTTG GAAGCAGACGATCCTCAACCTGTCGAGCCGAACGAGAACTATGAACCCTTGCG TTCTGCGCTGGAAAAATCAGCGATTAGCTATCTCGCTGCTCATTTTCACGATGGGGTCTGTTCCGTTTTTACACCGAGAGAGCCCGCCAATATCTTCACCTTACAAGTCGTAGCGAACAAGTACAATCCGACAAACTTCTG GTCTGGGCGATGGCGATCGGAATACATCATCAATCTTGACGTGAATACACTAGAAGGAAAAATCTTCGTAAATGTCCATTATTATGAACAGGGAAAT GTTCAATTATCCACGACACACTCGATATCGTTGTCCCTCACTTCTGCTATTGTTACCTCTCCGCCAAGTACTGCAGCATCCAAGATTCTTGCGCTCATTGAAACGGAAGAGAGGAACTATCAAACCTCGCTGAACGACACTTACCAGCAGATGTCGGAAAAGACGTTCAAGAGTCTGAGACGTGCTTTGCCGATGACTAGGCAGAAATTAGACTGGGATAAG GTACTCGGCTACAAACTTGGTGCTGAGCTGTCTTCAAGCAAAGGAAATTTTGGATCATCATAA